The Candidatus Koribacter versatilis Ellin345 genome has a segment encoding these proteins:
- a CDS encoding two-component system sensor histidine kinase NtrB — MRAEIHERTWLQWLVKVRIIIITFLLGIELAITNITPSSVSTRLFVSVIVLWYTVAAFLILLAAIWRETRVQSHLQVFTDLFFVTAVIFATGGVDTSFNFLYPLVIIMASVLLTQTWTYITAVLSAIAFTLVLQLGYWGTIPSYGLQHTDSRSLNIVILVNWFAFIAVAYLAGRLAGRLRQIGVELADKSGELLNLQALHTNIIQSISAGLITTGNDGLIHVVNKAASRFTERDENELIGTSISDHFLDPLPIVASAPVHAEIRMKTPTGRQKTFSMIGSALVVPERGAVGYIYTFDDLTELRRLEREVRLRDRLSAVGRMAAGIAHEIRNPLTSIAGSTKMLASMSDLNEEQQTLANIVTRESDRLNSIITDFLFYARDKKFELREIDVIPVLNDTLVLLQHRPGMNVAIERRFEADKALCMADGDKLKQVFWNLSDNACRAMPDGGTLTVTVRPDHEVWRVHFGDTGPGMTGPQLEKIFEPFQTEFYGGTGLGLAIVYQIVQGHEGKISVRSAPGRGTEFMLQLKRPTKQSLLAETEPVSAAASKDVR; from the coding sequence ATGAGGGCTGAGATCCACGAACGTACCTGGCTTCAGTGGCTGGTCAAGGTACGTATCATCATCATCACCTTCCTGCTTGGAATTGAACTCGCGATCACCAACATCACGCCGAGTTCAGTTTCCACCAGGCTCTTCGTCAGCGTCATCGTGCTCTGGTACACGGTGGCCGCCTTCCTTATTCTTCTCGCTGCCATTTGGCGCGAAACCCGCGTCCAGTCTCATCTCCAGGTTTTCACAGACCTTTTCTTCGTCACCGCGGTCATCTTCGCGACCGGTGGCGTCGACACCTCCTTTAACTTCCTCTATCCGCTGGTCATCATCATGGCCAGCGTGCTGCTCACGCAGACCTGGACTTACATCACCGCGGTCCTCTCGGCGATCGCTTTTACGCTCGTGCTGCAATTGGGATACTGGGGCACCATCCCTTCCTACGGCTTGCAGCACACCGATTCGCGCAGCCTCAACATCGTCATCCTCGTCAACTGGTTCGCGTTCATCGCGGTCGCGTATCTTGCCGGCCGCCTCGCTGGACGCCTTCGCCAAATCGGCGTCGAACTCGCCGACAAGAGCGGTGAACTCCTTAACCTCCAGGCGCTGCATACCAACATCATCCAGTCCATCAGCGCGGGGCTTATCACCACCGGCAACGACGGACTGATTCACGTCGTCAACAAAGCCGCTTCACGTTTTACCGAGCGCGACGAAAACGAACTCATCGGCACTTCCATCAGCGACCACTTTCTCGACCCGTTGCCGATCGTCGCTTCTGCGCCGGTGCATGCCGAAATTCGCATGAAGACACCTACGGGGCGCCAGAAGACTTTCAGCATGATTGGTTCGGCACTGGTGGTGCCGGAGCGCGGCGCCGTCGGCTATATCTACACCTTCGACGATCTGACAGAACTGCGCCGCCTCGAACGCGAAGTGCGCCTCCGCGACCGCCTCTCTGCTGTTGGACGCATGGCCGCCGGCATCGCCCACGAAATCCGCAATCCGCTGACCTCGATCGCCGGATCGACCAAGATGCTCGCCAGCATGTCGGACCTCAACGAAGAGCAACAGACACTCGCGAATATCGTGACGCGAGAATCCGATCGCTTGAACTCGATCATCACCGACTTCCTCTTCTACGCACGTGACAAGAAATTCGAGCTCCGTGAGATTGACGTCATCCCGGTGCTGAATGACACCCTGGTACTGTTGCAACACCGGCCCGGCATGAACGTCGCCATCGAGCGCCGCTTCGAAGCCGACAAAGCTCTCTGCATGGCCGACGGCGACAAGCTCAAACAAGTCTTTTGGAACCTCAGCGACAACGCATGCCGCGCCATGCCCGACGGAGGCACGCTCACCGTCACGGTTCGCCCCGACCATGAAGTCTGGCGGGTGCACTTCGGCGACACTGGCCCCGGCATGACCGGACCGCAACTCGAAAAGATCTTCGAACCCTTTCAAACTGAGTTCTACGGCGGCACCGGCCTCGGCCTCGCCATCGTCTATCAAATTGTGCAAGGCCACGAGGGCAAGATCTCGGTCCGCTCCGCGCCCGGACGCGGCACCGAATTCATGCTCCAACTGAAACGCCCTACAAAACAATCGTTGCTGGCCGAAACCGAACCCGTCTCCGCCGCGGCTTCAAAGGACGTCCGATGA